Proteins found in one Triticum urartu cultivar G1812 chromosome 4, Tu2.1, whole genome shotgun sequence genomic segment:
- the LOC125550984 gene encoding uncharacterized protein LOC125550984 isoform X2 yields the protein MEAAAAAASSSVLLSFSSPGRSTAATFLRLSTASPRITCSATQQLPLAAPWLLTSDKSSSRRRSILSLRCSSASTGSPSAVVSSERWILEPAGDGDWKHIGYRVARPGAIEIASEAMTVGRVPENADVVIPVATVSGVHARLEKKDGNLVVTDMDSTNGTYVNERKLVPGFPVAVQPGSLLIFGDIHLAMFRVRKEIVDVPAKATKDDQQESETVLASAVQETS from the exons ATGGAGGCAGCGGCAGCAGCGGCTAGCTCCTCTGTCCTGCTGTCATTTTCCAGCCCGGGGAGATCAACGGCGGCTACCTTCCTCCGCCTCTCCACGGCGTCGCCTCGCATCACATGCTCCGCCACACAGCAGCTTCCCCTCGCTGCGCCATGGTTGTTAACCTCCGACAAGAGcagcagcagaagaagaagcaTCTTGTCGCTGAGGTGCTCCTCCGCTTCCACCGGCAGCCCGTCGGCCGTCGTCTCTTCGGAACGATGGATTCTTGAGCCCGCAG GAGACGGCGACTGGAAACACATCGGCTACCGCGTCGCTCGGCCCGGCGCCATCGAGATCGCCTCC GAAGCGATGACCGTGGGACGAGTTCCGGAGAACGCCGACGTCGTCATCCCCGTCGCGACAG TTTCTGGGGTGCACGCTCGGCTGGAGAAGAAGGACGGGAACCTGGTGGTCACGGACATGGACAGCACCAACGGCACCTACGTCAACGAGAGGAAGCTGGTGCCCGGATTCCCGGTTGCCGTCCAACCCGGGAGCCTCCTCATCTTCG GTGACATCCACTTGGCAATGTTTCGGGTCAGGAAGGAGATTGTCGATGTGCCAGCCAAGGCCACCAAAGATGACCAGCAGGAATCTGAGACTGTGCTGGCAAGTGCAGTTCAAGAAACAAGCTAG
- the LOC125550985 gene encoding 40S ribosomal protein S16-like, with protein sequence MAAVLTRPTPGTVQCFGRKKTAVAVAYCKPGRGLIKVNGAPIELIRPEMLRLKAFEPILLAGRSRFKDIDMRIRVRGGGKTSQIYSIRQAIAKSLVAYYQKYVDEAAKKEVKEIFGRYDRTLLVADPRRCEPKKFGGRGARARFQKSYR encoded by the coding sequence ATGGCAGCCGTTCTCACCCGCCCGACGCCGGGCACCGTCCAGTGCTTCGGCCGGAAGAAGACCGCCGTCGCCGTGGCCTACTGCAAGCCCGGCCGCGGCCTCATCAAGGTCAACGGCGCCCCCATCGAGCTCATCCGCCCCGAGATGCTCCGCCTCAAGGCCTTCGAGCCGATCCTGCTCGCCGGTAGGTCGCGCTTCAAGGACATCGACATGAGGATTCGCGTCCGCGGCGGCGGGAAGACGAGCCAGATCTACTCCATCCGCCAGGCCATCGCCAAGTCCCTCGTCGCCTACTACCAGAAGTACGTCGACGAGGCGGCCAAGAAGGAGGTGAAGGAGATCTTCGGCCGCTACGACCGGACGCTCCTCGTCGCCGACCCGCGCCGTTGCGAGCCCAAGAAGTTCGGCGGTCGTGGCGCCCGCGCGCGTTTCCAGAAGTCTTACCGTTGA
- the LOC125550984 gene encoding uncharacterized protein LOC125550984 isoform X1 produces the protein MEAAAAAASSSVLLSFSSPGRSTAATFLRLSTASPRITCSATQQLPLAAPWLLTSDKSSSRRRSILSLRCSSASTGSPSAVVSSERWILEPAGDGDWKHIGYRVARPGAIEIASASCSSQEAMTVGRVPENADVVIPVATVSGVHARLEKKDGNLVVTDMDSTNGTYVNERKLVPGFPVAVQPGSLLIFGDIHLAMFRVRKEIVDVPAKATKDDQQESETVLASAVQETS, from the exons ATGGAGGCAGCGGCAGCAGCGGCTAGCTCCTCTGTCCTGCTGTCATTTTCCAGCCCGGGGAGATCAACGGCGGCTACCTTCCTCCGCCTCTCCACGGCGTCGCCTCGCATCACATGCTCCGCCACACAGCAGCTTCCCCTCGCTGCGCCATGGTTGTTAACCTCCGACAAGAGcagcagcagaagaagaagcaTCTTGTCGCTGAGGTGCTCCTCCGCTTCCACCGGCAGCCCGTCGGCCGTCGTCTCTTCGGAACGATGGATTCTTGAGCCCGCAG GAGACGGCGACTGGAAACACATCGGCTACCGCGTCGCTCGGCCCGGCGCCATCGAGATCGCCTCC GCGTCCTGTTCATCTCAGGAAGCGATGACCGTGGGACGAGTTCCGGAGAACGCCGACGTCGTCATCCCCGTCGCGACAG TTTCTGGGGTGCACGCTCGGCTGGAGAAGAAGGACGGGAACCTGGTGGTCACGGACATGGACAGCACCAACGGCACCTACGTCAACGAGAGGAAGCTGGTGCCCGGATTCCCGGTTGCCGTCCAACCCGGGAGCCTCCTCATCTTCG GTGACATCCACTTGGCAATGTTTCGGGTCAGGAAGGAGATTGTCGATGTGCCAGCCAAGGCCACCAAAGATGACCAGCAGGAATCTGAGACTGTGCTGGCAAGTGCAGTTCAAGAAACAAGCTAG